Proteins encoded by one window of Nicotiana tabacum cultivar K326 chromosome 10, ASM71507v2, whole genome shotgun sequence:
- the LOC107793370 gene encoding uncharacterized protein LOC107793370 has translation MIESLSSWFTPTVLFCVLNLMIGIILISSSFKNDKKQQQQQQYAEDNNLPQPPRTPSLLQRVRSVNYFSFVPEPFNSPLTTPHFADNSSPRLGYSPSLLQRVRSINFSFSSRSEKPSPFPSLDQYAGRPADENEPQKVETVTVTEEEEDLQCHVMRSKSTTCAETTLMKKLASEEILAAVQKEEEEEEEVVVVRQRPATVRERKQGMKKSFGRDDEATVDRKADDFISKFREQLKMQRIDSIQRYKEMLNRGVSI, from the coding sequence ATGATTGAATCTCTGTCCAGCTGGTTCACTCCCACTGTTCTCTTCTGTGTTCTGAACCTCATGATTGGTATTATTCTCATTTCTTCTAGCTTCAAGAATGACAaaaaacaacagcaacaacaacaatacgcTGAAGATAATAACTTACCTCAACCCCCCCGAACTCCATCTTTATTACAGCGTGTTAGGTCTGTAAATTACTTCTCTTTCGTCCCTGAGCCCTTTAATTCCCCTTTAACTACTCCTCATTTCGCCGACAACTCTTCACCTCGACTCGGCTACAGTCCCTCTTTGCTTCAGCGAGTCCGGTCCATCAACTTCTCTTTCTCCTCCCGGTCCGAAAAACCCAGCCCGTTTCCGTCTCTGGACCAATACGCCGGCCGTCCAGCTGATGAAAATGAACCTCAGAAGGTTGAAACTGTAACTGtaactgaagaagaagaggatttgCAGTGTCACGTAATGAGAAGTAAATCTACCACGTGCGCGGAAACTACGTTAATGAAGAAGTTGGCTAGTGAGGAAATACTGGCGGCGGtgcagaaggaggaggaggaagaggaagaggtggTGGTGGTTAGGCAGCGGCCGGCGACGGTGAGGGAGAGAAAGCAAGGGATGAAGAAGTCGTTTGGCCGGGATGATGAAGCTACTGTAGATAGGAAAGCTGATGATTTTATTAGCAAGTTTAGGGAGCAGCTGAAGATGCAGAGAATTGATTCTATTCAAAGGTACAAGGAAATGTTAAACAGAGGTGTGTCCATTTAG